The Mangrovibacillus cuniculi sequence CAAGCATATTCCACGTTTGCAAATGAAGGGAATCGAGAAGATGCCCATTATATACGTAAAATTGAAAACGCAAACGGTGAAGTATTGGCTGAGTTTGAAAAGGGGTCAACGGAAGTTACCTCTAAAGAAGTAGTGGATCAAATGAATGCTATGTTATTAAATGTAACAGAAACAGGTACTGGTAGTGGTGTAAACGTGCCTGGTCACCAAGTTGCTGGAAAAACAGGTTCCACACAATTAGGTTTTGAAACTACGGATGGAACGAAAGACCAGTGGTTTGTTGGATATACGCCTAATCTTGTAGGAGCGGTATGGATTGGGTTTGATAATACAAGTGAAGAGCGTTACCTATCTGGAGCAAGTTCCACAGGTGTCGTGCCAGTTTTTGATCGACTCATGGAGCAGGCATCAAAGAGCGTTGAGCCAGTAGCCTTTGATGTAACTTCTATTAACGAACAAGTTGCAAATACAAGAAGAGAGCAAGAAGAAGTAGAAGAACAAGATGAACGTCGCGGCTGGGGAGAACGATGGGAAAAAGAGAGGAAGAAAATTGAGAAAGAACTTCAAAAAGAAAGAGAAAAGTTTGAGAAGTGGATTGATCGTTTCTTCAATAACTAAGGGGGAGTTTGTGTTTGTTAACTTATATAAAAAATGGAACCGTCTTTGCGCCTGAAAAGGTGGGAGCAAAAGAAATTTTAGTAGCAAATGGTGTAATAGAAGAAATAGATAATAAGATCAACATGCAAGCTACAACCCTAACCACAATTGATGCTGAGGGACTACTTATAGTCCCTGGCTTTATTGATAGTCACGTACACTTAATTGGTGGTGGAGGAGAAGGTGGTTATGCAACAAGAACACCAGAAGCCTCACTGACAGATTTCACACGTTACGGTATTACGACAGCAGTAGGGGTTATCGGTACAGATGGCATTACAAGAACAATGCCTTCTCTTTTAGCGAAAGCTAGAGGATTAACAGAAGAAGGAATGACTTGTTACATCCATACAGGGTCTTATCAAATTCCTGTAAAAACGCTGACAGACTCTATTGAAAAGGATCTATTATTCGTACCAGAAATAATAGGAGTTGGAGAGATTGCGATAGCAGATCACCGTTCTTCCCAACCTACTATGGAAGAATTAATAAAGGTAACAGCAGAAGCCAGAGTAGCTGGTATGCTTTCTGGAAAAGCAGGTATAGTCAATATTCATTTAGGAGATGCACCAGATGGGTTTGAATTGTTGTGGAATATAGTGAAAAATTCACCAATTCCTATTACGCAGTTCCATCCAACTCATATAAATAGGAATCGCTCTTTATTCGAAGATGCTATGGAGTTTGCTAAACAGGGTGGTGTAGTTGATTTTACCACAAGCACTGTTCCAACATTTTTAGAAGAAGGTGAAGTTGCATGCTCTAAAGGGCTAGCAGAAATGTTATCAAAAGATGTTCCAATCTCCCAAATTACTTTTACATCTGATGGACAAGCAAGTTTACCTCATTTCTCAAAAAAGGGCGAATTACTCGGTCTACAAATAGGGAAAATGCATAGTCTATATGAGGCTGTCAAAGAAGCGGTACTAAATGAAGGTGTTCCGCTAGAAATTGCTATACAAGTTATTACCTCTAATCCAGCAAGACATTTAAAGTTAGCCCAAAAAGGACAGCTCACAACAGGTTATCATGCTGATATGGTGTTTTTAGATGAAACAACTCTAGAAATAAGAGGGGTAATGGCGAAAGGGATTGTCCATATGTGGAATGGACAAATGAAGCAAAAAGGTACCTTTGAAAAATAATATGAAAAATTTAGAAAAATCCGTTGACTTTCATTCTTGGCTTTTGTTAGTCTAAGAAAGTAATCAAAACAAAAACTTTTAAGGAGGTGTGTGTCATGATCAAACGTTTGAAAAAAATGAATCAACTAAATATGACATTGCACCATCCAAATGAGTTATTTTAACGAATTATTTGCTATTCTTTTCGTATACTCAATCGGCATGGGTGCGTATCGCACTAGTGCCGTTTTATATTTAGACGTACTGCACATAGCGCAGTGCGTCTTTTTATCATTTTAGAGTGGGAAATTTAGTTGATTTCGAGAGTTCTCGTTTTCATAAATCAATAAAAGTAAAGGAGGAAATAAAAATGAGTGTTCGTACAAGAGGTACATGGTTTTCTATAGTGGAGGCAGAAGGTGGCTAGTGAGAGTTTTAATGAATGGGTTGAAAAAAGAGGAGGATTGGGAACTTGTTTAGTGTATTAGGGAAATTAACCTGGTTTTTTAAACAGCATTGGAAACGGTATGCGATAGCGGTTGCTCTTTTAATGGTAGTAAACATTTTTGAAGTATTACCACCTTATTTAGTTGGAGCAGCGATTGATGATATTCAAATGAACACGTTAACGTGGGACGGATTAGTAAGATACCTAGTTTATTTAGCAGTGATTGCTGTGTTAACTTACTTGTCAACGTACATTTGGATGTATCAATTATTTGGAGGAGCATTTATTTTAGAGCGTCATATGCGCTCTACACTGATGAGTCATTTTTTACGTATGACACCTACGTTTTACGAAAAGAATCGTACAGGTGATTTAATGGCTCTTGCTACGAATGATTTAAAAGCTGTATCTGTAACAGCAGGATTTGGAATTTTAACGCTAGTAGACTCTACGTTGTTTATGATTACAATTCTAGCAACAATGAGTATTTTAATTAGTTGGAAATTGACGTTAGCGGCGATATTACCATTGCCAATTATGGCTGTATTGATGAAAATATACGGGGCAAAAATTCATACAAGGTTTATGGAAGCTCAAGATAAGTTTGGGGAACTGAACGATAGAGTTTTAGAATCTGTAGCTGGCGTTCGGGTTATTCGTGCTTACGTGCAAGAGAGAGCAGATGAGAAAAAGTTTAAAGATATGACGGAAGAAGTTTTTCAAAAGAACATTTCTGTTGCAAAGATAGATGCACTATTTGACCCCACGATTAAAGTGGTAGTTGGGCTTAGTTTTATCATTGGACTGGGGTATGGATCATATTTAGTCTTTAATAACCAATTAACGCTTGGAGCATTAGTATCCTTTAACGTTTACCTTGGCATGTTGATTTGGCCAATGTTTGCAATTGGAGAACTAATTAATATTATGCAACGCGGAAATGCTTCTTTAGACCGTGTAC is a genomic window containing:
- a CDS encoding ABC transporter ATP-binding protein → MFSVLGKLTWFFKQHWKRYAIAVALLMVVNIFEVLPPYLVGAAIDDIQMNTLTWDGLVRYLVYLAVIAVLTYLSTYIWMYQLFGGAFILERHMRSTLMSHFLRMTPTFYEKNRTGDLMALATNDLKAVSVTAGFGILTLVDSTLFMITILATMSILISWKLTLAAILPLPIMAVLMKIYGAKIHTRFMEAQDKFGELNDRVLESVAGVRVIRAYVQERADEKKFKDMTEEVFQKNISVAKIDALFDPTIKVVVGLSFIIGLGYGSYLVFNNQLTLGALVSFNVYLGMLIWPMFAIGELINIMQRGNASLDRVQTNLAYEEDVKDPAEPKETKELGAITFDSTTFQYPTSNVKNLEDVFVSIQAGQTLGIVGKTGSGKTTFLKQLLREYPNGEGTISISDVDITLQTKDHVRSKIGYVPQDHVLFSRSVRENILFGYENATENELEHAIKLAAFDKDLTFLPDGLETLVGEKGVALSGGQKQRISIARAMVLNPDILILDDSLSAVDAKTETRIIENIQGERSGKTTLITTHRLSAVEHADQIIVLDQGKVIQKGTHEELIAQLGWYQEQFVRQQIERNVEEGVQV
- the iadA gene encoding beta-aspartyl-peptidase, which encodes MLTYIKNGTVFAPEKVGAKEILVANGVIEEIDNKINMQATTLTTIDAEGLLIVPGFIDSHVHLIGGGGEGGYATRTPEASLTDFTRYGITTAVGVIGTDGITRTMPSLLAKARGLTEEGMTCYIHTGSYQIPVKTLTDSIEKDLLFVPEIIGVGEIAIADHRSSQPTMEELIKVTAEARVAGMLSGKAGIVNIHLGDAPDGFELLWNIVKNSPIPITQFHPTHINRNRSLFEDAMEFAKQGGVVDFTTSTVPTFLEEGEVACSKGLAEMLSKDVPISQITFTSDGQASLPHFSKKGELLGLQIGKMHSLYEAVKEAVLNEGVPLEIAIQVITSNPARHLKLAQKGQLTTGYHADMVFLDETTLEIRGVMAKGIVHMWNGQMKQKGTFEK